ccagactaacccaagtccattttttttcaaaattaaattttttataagaTCTTATTTCTTTCTCTTCGTTtcattagaataataggaacttagttaagttacgttataagtgaaggaaatttaatattagaaagaaaatttaataatataaactacttcaaatactatatTAGGAAATGGGTAATCGTATTTGTTTTTcagctctcctgaaaaataataaaaaaagactTGAGTCGCGTTAGCTCTCAGATACAGAATTGATGTGTACTACCATACTTGAATTCTAGTAACTTGGCTAAACTGAACGAGCCTTAAATGTACGTCCAAAATGACTGTTTTCAAGTTACTTATTGTGCGTAGCAGTTCTACTTAATTTtaacttcttttattttttttattatttttatgtctTGAATTCATCACTGCAGTATTTTCCACAGTCTATGAAACAACCTACACTGGTAGCTAAAACTGCAGAATCACCTATCAGTTTCgattgaaataataatttataacaaaGTTACTCTTCTCTCAGAGCTGAAAAACTAAGTTCTGAAATGAAACATTAGTGTCTCTTAATTAATAACTCTCAGCCTAATTAGTAGCTCTTCCAACGAGTACAATCTCTTGCTATACCCtctagttgaaattattgcgTACCAGCGTCGCTGCCAAGGATAGTAACATTATCAATAGAGGTTTAAGCGCTTTCTACCTTCTTTGGAATTCATCGGAATATTTGGAAAAGAGTTAAACTGGTCgaattaaaaaaatgtatacATACCATACGAAATTAGTTAGTTTAAATTATTATCTCGTTTCAGAGATATTGATTCGTGATTACAGTTATATCTCTTTTGAGatatgaaatataaattatatgttataCTTATAAATTATAAGTTATAATTAGCTACTAGTTTAAGGGGAGGAGACCGCAGATGGCTTAGTGTTAGGATACTTACACAGAAGACTTCTTCCTCCATACCACACGTTTATCGTCTTCTGAAGTATTGACGGGGGAAATGTCAGTACTAATCCTCatcgattttaatgaaatttggtAGGATTATTGATCCACATGTACAAGATTCGTAACAGGAATTATAGCAACTGCAACTGTGGCATAGTGGCAAGGGTGAAAATGTTTTTTAggaaatatgtatgtacatatatcttagggtgtaagaaaaatattaattactatACGAATATAGTATTACATTTTTTCTAGGAGTATTATAAAGTACTATAATGACTACAGGAATTTTCACAGTTGTTTTGTTATTCGAGTATACCTGCCTACCCGATTTTTCTAaactttacatttattttgttcaTACCTGGCTGATCATCTACAGTTGTAATTCCGGTTAGGATTGTTGTATATGTGGATCTATGATCCTgccaaatttcattaaaatcagcGAGGATCAGTACCGTGCAGAGCTGGTAAAGTTGCATCTGAGGTACATGCTGGCATAGAAGTATTTTTCCGTATATAGGAGGTACGTCGATTCAATTAGTAGTTACGACCACTTTGGCCAATAATATTCTAGGTCCCGAAAATGCATGTGATATCAGGCGGTTCTATCTACAGTAATCATATAGATCTGCATTTTTCCTGatgcaaccttaccagctctGTACAGTACTGTTATTTCCCTCGTGGCAAAACTATATATTAAACGAGCTGAAGTTCAAAACACTAAAAACAAAAAACGAGCGTTGCGACAGTTTTTAAAAGATCGAATGGAATTTGGTCAAACGAAGGTGCCAAATGAACTGTCGTAATTGATGCTTACCTCTGCGAATCGCGTGTTTTGTAGTTGTGAGGTTAATAATATCTATATAATTTTGATTATTCGGGAAATGATGCTTTTGATGTGACTCGAGTAACGCACCATCGCAAGCACAGCTCAGTCTCTCTTGTCTTCCTGTCTatactatctattctatctgacaTGAAATATGTATTAGGTCGGTTGTCAAAATATTTGACAACTGCTGGTGAATGACCTGCTGACTCTGACAAAATACCAAATTACGGAGTCACTCGAATTCAGAACAACGCTAGTAATGAAATGTTGCAAATCATGTCGAAATTTACCACAACATAACAAAATTAATGGAAATTATAACTGATTGCATTTAGAGTATACAACACTGGCTGTATTTAATATTAGGATAATTGACATCCTTTTTAGCATATTAGTTGAAACATTCTATATTTCATTATGATTTACAAAATTACTAAAGTTATGCATTTAATGCAAAAATCCTGATTTCTCTTAATTCACGAACTATCAGACGCCAGTGCATTACGAATCGTTCGAAGGGAAGAATAACACGTTGAATGCCGCGTGGGGCGTCAGTAACCCAAGATATCTGGAACTTTCATCAAATATGTAAACATACCATGCAATCTGAATTtaaaatacgatgaaagactagAAAGTTGAAACTGCAAAGAATTTAACACAATCATCAGTTTTTTGTCTAAATGCAATTAGGGTAAGGGTACCAATTACTGTGTGCTGACCGATTGCTATTTGACCCTCCGAAAGGGGGCCACAGTAATCAGTCAGCATTGTGTCCCTACACAATGATTGACACTCTTACCCTATTTCAATCTGTAAATAATTCCCGGGATTTTATCGAGAAGCTAAAATGCCACGGCACTCAACGTATCAAAAATTCAGATCAGAATTACAGAAGGACACAGAGCACAAAATCACTTAGGCTGCCACAAGAACTGCTTCTCATCTATCATCAACTCCATTAAGAGTCCTCAAAACAACACTCGCTTTCATTACTCCGTAGAGTCTTTTAGAAAGGCTTTTGAAACAGTCGATCTCCGGCGAAGCATTGGCAGAAGCGAAAGTGGAGGAAATTGGCTTGTCATTAGCAATCATTAGAGGTAGGCGCACCACCAGACAGGTAGGTATACGCGTAACATTTTTACGAGACTCGGTAGTTACATAATTGTAGGCACTTTTGAACTTCAGAGCGTTCCTCTCGTTACTCGACAACTGCCAGTACCTGCACCCTCAAGGTCTGACTTTGACTTATCGCATAAAGTAGAATGCGTCCATGCCCGGTCAGACTCGTATCCATCATCGTTCGCGTTAATAGCTTCGACCTTCGACGCTGGGAAAGAGTGAACCCGCTTGTTAGAaagtgatgaatgaatattaattcaACAGACGTGCAGGAAACATTCCCTGTGAGTGAAAGAAAATCGCGAGACTGATCaggaagatatggacattcaTGATCAGAGTTTAACGGAAGTTGATCACTCAGAAACATGAATGTAAAATGTAACATTCGTTATAACCTTATCTGGAACTATTTAGAGCAAACTTACTCTCTTCTTCGATGAGACTAACAGGAAATATCAGTACGAAGTTGACCTCAAAGATATGTTTTCCGTTATAAGCTTGAAAATATTCTTATTTGTCGTTTGAATTATTTTGAACTAACTCATACACATTTTTGACAAAGAAGAAACAAGATAACGACAGAAAGATGATCTGAAGACCGTGGTACTCGTTACAAGCCCGTTGCGCTACTTATTGTTGCTTCGATAATTTAGATCCAACTCTTATACATTTTTGTCGACATAAAAACAAGCTATTAGTACAAAAGTGGCCTTAAAAATATGTTCCTCGTTATAAGATCGTTGCTATACTTATTGAAGTGTGAATTATTTAAAGACGTCTCACATATTTttttcaatataaaaacaaacTATCGCTACAAAGTTGATTTCAAGAACCTATTTCTCGTTATAAGCCTATGTAGTGAGATTTGTAGTAGTAAGATAATAGTAGGtacttgaagatttagaatattCGATACTTAAAACACCTTAGCACTTCGATCTTTACTGTACCCAAAATCTGCAGActccaaaatttgaaaatccttACATTTGGGCATGAAAATAGAAACGTACAAGTTCCTAATTTCAGTAATATAGTAACTTTTAATTTAAGGCCTCGAAACATAGAGCTGAACTGAGGTAATGAAATAAAGAAACCCTGTTGATTCTTTAATACGGATGACCCAGGCAATCTACCAGACCATCAACGTTCGTCTAAGGTTTCTAATTTCCTTCCTTTTGATGCACAAACAGACTGACAAAACAGAAGCGCGTTACCGAATGTCGACCACTGTTTGTGTATATCACAGGCTTAGGCTACCGAAGTATCATCAACAGAAGCGTCAAATCAATCGAAAGTTAACATACAAACGGCTTTGGGACTGCGACCAGGCTCGCTGACGTAAATCCAGACGTGGCGCGATTCACAGCATCCCTGGATGCATGGTTAAGAGACAGCCGACAAGCTGAAGCAGAGCCAGTGAACTCGTAAAGGCTACCGCAGGAAAACGCACCGGTAAACGTCACAATAGGAAGCTCTAAATAATTCAGACGAGAGACGCCTAATAAACAAGCCCCTCGAGAGATGTGCAGCCGTGAAAGATCGTTTCTAGACGGTTCGTTTCAGTCTCGCGGATCATCCCTAACGGGTGCAACAGAGAACACACATTACGCTAGATCGATTTACCTGATCGTTCCTTGGGCCAGCTGAGCCAGAAGTAGTCGTCTTCGAACAACGAACACTCGATTATCGGGAGAAACGAGAATACCACGGCGCGAGATCAGCCGAGGGTGAGAATGGCCGCGGGCTGTCGTCAAGGGGTAGTTCAAACGGAGGCACCCGCCCTCGCCGCCCCCTGAACCCGCACTGCCGCCCCTGGGCCACCGTTACCCTTCGTGCACCGAACATCGCTACGGTGGCCATTGCGCAGGCGTCATGTCAGCTCAGTAGCGTACCAATAACGCTGGGTGCCCGTTCCACGTGGTGCATCAGCACGATTCAAATGCAGGGTCTACTGAACACGTATGACGAAAGCATCTTACGCTTCCTGAAAAATAACGACACTAATTGATATCTGACAATAAGTAGTCGGTTAATATTATTCTTATAGATTTGTTTTTATTATCGAATGCTCTTGTGGCCAAAATTTGGGCTTCTAAAGTTTGGTAAGGGGAACATCAAGATCGATATTTTCGTAGAGATAACACTGAACATCGACACATTTATCAGCCCCTTTCTCTTTATTGCGACAAGCACGCAATTTCTGCCCAAGTGTATAACTTTCAGACATCGTTCCTTCGACCCTCTGTTTTTTTCATCTTAACGACACGGTGTTCCGTTAATTACTGGCGCAATGCGCTTAACATTTGAACAGTGATCGTGCAGTTAATACATAAAAATGGTTGCGATAATGAGGCATTCTGGCGTGTGGAAATAATCATTCTTTTATTGGAAAAATATATAAACGTACGAGCATTGGAACATAtatgaaatatatttattttggaaAATATGTATGTACTATACTGCGACTGATCCTTTTGTACGGCACTGCGCTTAGCGTCGCGACGCAGGAAAACACAGCCTCTACCCGCCGTCTCTTCATTTTCATGGATCGATCCGGCTGAATGAGAAGAAGCGTGACCGACAGTCTCGGTGTTGAAGTTACCTATGCGTGTAACAAACATCGCGTATAGTCGGTGGGGACTGTATGGGGATTATATCAAAGTCGTAAATTAAGTGATTCGTGGGGAGAGGTGCAAGTGGACGAAACAGGCCAAAATTAAAGAGAAATTTGACTAAGCGAGCAAGAGTgccttttctctcttttttacGGGTCTGATGTTTCGTAGCCACCAACTGTACTGAGACAATTGTTATGCCACCAATAGAATTCGTATTATTAATGTTCGTAAGGCAACATTAGTCCAAAACCTGTTTTGCGTTTCAAATCTTCACGAAAATTCGCCTGGCACTTTATGACTTGCATAATTAGCACATACTTCGACATGTGACAACGGAAGTCAAACCAAAATGTGTGCTATCTGTTTGATCGAATCCTATACGTGACCGATAGTTCTGAGAGAAACCAAATAGAAATGTTAAAAAACCAATAGGAACTGTTTGAGCTGAGATGAATAACGTGCAGAAAAGTAACAAAATTTGAAAGGAAATATGTCGTGAAAAAAGGTTATCGAAGTGTATTTAATATACGTATGCTTTGACCAAAAAATTGTGTAACATTTTCGTTAGCTAAAGCAAAAGAAAACTCGGTTAAATGATATTCTAATAGAAAAGGCTCACGATCATTACTTGATATGTGGACGAGCTGGTTTGGCACAGGTATGTTTTAGCAATCGATATATTTTGATTTTAGTATAGGTACATTGTGATTCCATGTAGACTGTTTGAATTATCCCTCGCCACGCAGTTTAACCCTGTTTAACCCCCTCCTTTCAGCGTTCACGCATGCGTCTTGTACTGACTATGTCATCAAACGTAAACATAACCTCCACTTTGTACACCAGTTTTATCAGATAAAAGAAAGAAGATAACGAAGTTAGACTCGACTATCTAGTTGAATCGTTATCAGTAATCTTTCATGATTAAAGATCTTGTACTACGGGTTGATGACATAAAAGTTAATAGGACCACATTGCCTATGTCTTGCGATGTTCAACCATTAGCTTGGAACATTTCACCAACTGGAAATAGTATGTACAACGGTACATTCAAATAATTTAGCCAGTTGCCAATTATAATCGTaattcatttaaataaattttaaatcatGTATTATTTATACACTGTACATTATATCACTTTACATTACAAAATAGTTGAAATAAATTTGTACGATAAATATATTACTAGTAGCGAAAATTTGTTAGCAAAACGCGTAGAGAATGATGCAAAATGTTTATAATTAAGATCGCAACTATTGTCGATTATTACGTACAGTTTACGTGTTTCATTACTTTTCTTGAGAAACAAAAAATCACGTACGAGTATTTAACAATGAAGGAACAATTGAGAATAACGATTAATGGGCATAGTTTGTTTGGGTAAGGCATATACTCGTATAGaattataagaataaaattaaagataattttgtcgttagaattttaatttttagtttCTGTTCATGTAGAATTACAAATTCGAAATTTGCAATAGTAAAGATTCGTTAatttcatatttaattaattgaaaatatgTAACATTTAATTGAAAAATATGTAACACAAGTATTTTGTCAATTTTGTAGATTATATTCACAAAGTGAGTATGTCAAGGAGGAAACTTGGCGCCAGACAATTCGACAACGTGGATTATACACAGCTTACAGAAACTGACAGTGGGTTTGTTGATTCTCAGGTCAGATATCATCAATTTATATTTCAAGCAAATTTAAATTGCTCTCTTTTCACTTTATTATAATGAGAATTGTACTTTTATTAAAgtagaaaaaatgtttaaagtaaACTGAAATAGAGTATTAAAATAGTCAgtgattaaatataataatctttcAACAGTTTGTGAGTCCACCTGTAAAAATACCATGGAAAGCCATTACATTAGCAGCTCTTCTTTTTGTGGGAGGTACTATCATGCTCATTATGGGTAGCTTGATAGTGAGTGGACACATTGATTCAAAGGTAGGCCTTATAGAAAGAATTCTTTAACGCTTGGACATTGGACCTTATACCAGCCACCAAAAAGAAATCAAACTGAACCTAAACACACAATGTAGGTTTTCTTATACTTTTGTTAACTAGTTTTTTCAAAACACATTTTTAAATCATACATAGCAGCAGTGAACATAAATTTACAGGTCCCATGGTTGCAGTTTGTACATCTGATAGTTGGATATACAGTATGTACTAAATGTAGAACTCGTTATGGAACAAAATTGTCTATGTAAACTTTTTCGCTGATTGTAATACAGAATAGTGTCTGTGAAATTCTTTTTATCAAAGCATACACTATCCCTACCATACTGAAGTATATTACATACTTCATATTAAgtacattattatttattttagaatgttaaaaattaaatgcaaaattgTTGATTATTACTACAGCATCGAGTCAAAATAACTCAGGTCCTGTGTCTGAGGGTTAAAGCAAAGAATACATATTTTTTGGAAtaaagaataattttatttttacttttacAGTATTCAGACCGTATGTGGCCAGTGATAATTCTAGGAATTCTAATGTTTATACCAGGTGCTTACCATATGAGGGTAGCTATTTTAGCATATCAAAAAGTGCCAGGATATTCCTTTGACGATATACCAGAGTTTGATTAATCACACGAGACCTTTTTTATTAAAAGTAGTTAGAAATTTTAACTTTTTGTTAGCTGACTTAAATTATATTACACTATTTCAAACAAACTGTGAGTATTATTAGCAGTAAATTATTTGTATATACATATTTCTATAATtatgtttaatttttcaaacGTTTACAGTGTGATGATTCACAAAAAGTAATAGAATTTTCACTATTGTTGATTTTACacaattttatactttattctTGCATATAATGCTTGTAATTACATAATTATGTAAGAATAAGAATACCCATtgcattttatttataaaaacaaaggaagagaaaaagatgtttaattttaaatatcaatGTATTTAAAATGAACCAAAATTACATTGTATTGTACTTCAGTTAACA
The sequence above is a segment of the Calliopsis andreniformis isolate RMS-2024a chromosome 3, iyCalAndr_principal, whole genome shotgun sequence genome. Coding sequences within it:
- the LOC143177566 gene encoding transmembrane protein 230 isoform X3, which gives rise to MGIVCLDYIHKVSMSRRKLGARQFDNVDYTQLTETDSGFVDSQFVSPPVKIPWKAITLAALLFVGGTIMLIMGSLIVSGHIDSKYSDRMWPVIILGILMFIPGAYHMRVAILAYQKVPGYSFDDIPEFD
- the LOC143177566 gene encoding transmembrane protein 230 isoform X2, whose translation is MWTSWFGTDYIHKVSMSRRKLGARQFDNVDYTQLTETDSGFVDSQFVSPPVKIPWKAITLAALLFVGGTIMLIMGSLIVSGHIDSKYSDRMWPVIILGILMFIPGAYHMRVAILAYQKVPGYSFDDIPEFD
- the LOC143177566 gene encoding transmembrane protein 230 isoform X4; this encodes MSRRKLGARQFDNVDYTQLTETDSGFVDSQFVSPPVKIPWKAITLAALLFVGGTIMLIMGSLIVSGHIDSKYSDRMWPVIILGILMFIPGAYHMRVAILAYQKVPGYSFDDIPEFD
- the LOC143177566 gene encoding transmembrane protein 230 isoform X1; the protein is MIKDLVLRVDDIKVNRTTLPMSCDVQPLAWNISPTGNNYIHKVSMSRRKLGARQFDNVDYTQLTETDSGFVDSQFVSPPVKIPWKAITLAALLFVGGTIMLIMGSLIVSGHIDSKYSDRMWPVIILGILMFIPGAYHMRVAILAYQKVPGYSFDDIPEFD